From the Papaver somniferum cultivar HN1 chromosome 2, ASM357369v1, whole genome shotgun sequence genome, the window GGGAAAGTTTAGCTCTGCTAGAAGCTGTGGAATGGGTCAGAAGTAGAAATTGGAGGAATGTTATCATTGAAGGAGATTGTAAGACTGTTATTGAAGCTGTGACTTCAAATTTTGGCAATTCATCTTGGCAGGATCATAATCTTCTTTCGGATATTAGTAGGTTAGTAAAAGCTAGTAGTAATATCAGTTGTACTTTCTTTCCTAGGACTGGTAATGAAGAGGCTGATGGATTAGCCAAATATGGCAAAAGATATGAATGTAATCAAGTATGGTCTGTTAACCCACCAAGATGTATCCACTCAATTCTTGAGTTGGACAACCCTATATAATTGTTTCCTTTTAAATTATGAATTTGCTTTTATGATTAAAAAAAGCTAAAATATGTTGATCGGGACGTTGTATTTTACTTCATAATAACCtacaaagaaaatgaagaaatagTAGATGACCCCCGGTCTAATACGTAGAAATGCCAATAAAAAATATACAGGGAGGATGCAAGATTGCTTTGCATTCAATATGAAAGCTAATGATTTGATACTTTGGCCACCTTTCATGCATGCTAAATACGATTTTCCATGCATGCTAAATACGATTTTGCGAATGAATTGGCATCATTCCATAACAATTTTGTTACCACTGAATAAGGCCGACGCCGGGATGCATCATATGGATCGATGGTGCTTCTTAAATTTCAAGTAGTTCCAATAGAGTGGTATTTTGATTGGCCTACTTGGATCAATTCTCTGGTCCTCAAAAGTGACCAAAACAATATTTCTTCTTAAATTTCACTAAATGCTAATTTCCTATTATTTCttttaaaagaaatcaacaacctaaacaccCAATCACATCTCTCACACCATGTTGAGAGTTGCGCTTACCTTCCCTCCCACTGGTTGGTGAACTAAACCCTCGTTCCTGATTGGCTGAAAAACAAGTTAGCCCCTTACATTCCGTGGCCGTCAATTTCTAATTAAATAGATTCAATCCGGTGCTCAAAATTAAACGGTAGCGTCCATCCTTTTTTTTTGTGGTAGGTAAACGAAAC encodes:
- the LOC113352236 gene encoding uncharacterized protein LOC113352236 produces the protein MWQIWKSGCITVFEEKVSHPNSIIISIRQFCMKYNILGSETNSISRNNRSRTKDKWKKPPENWWKLNFDAAFDKDTNICGIGLILRDFAGRFVEAMVKVTKARDTEQGESLALLEAVEWVRSRNWRNVIIEGDCKTVIEAVTSNFGNSSWQDHNLLSDISRLVKASSNISCTFFPRTGNEEADGLAKYGKRYECNQVWSVNPPRCIHSILELDNPI